tttcttagggttttgcaccaacacgtatgtggggcatccccaaattctgaaatgacgtaaactacctttacatcctttccataactcatacggtgtttctaaaacacttttttaGGGAACCACGTTCAGTATATGTATAGCAGCTTGTACTGTATACCCCCCAAAAGGACTGGGGTAACTGGGCATAATTCATCATTAaacaaaccatgtctaataaggtttgatttctcctttctgctacatCATTATGTTGTGGTGTACCAGGTGTTATGAGCTAgcattgaattccatgttctaccaaatagttatggaattcatatactcaccaccatGATCTGATTGTAgtgttttaatccttttacctaataggttatTAACCTTagtcttatactctttgaatttTCCAAGAGTCCcaaacttatgatgcattaggtaaacatggtcatatctagaataatcatcaataaaactgacgtAATATATAGATCCTCCCCGAGctttaacactcatcggaccacaaaatttGTCATgtacactactacaaaatctacattacttgacacttgtagtttttaattatttgacgTTTCTATGGAAAAAGCGTCAAGTAATatgattttggacaaaaaaatgtcaagtaaaagggttaaaaaagcggagattgacggaatatttcggatattttcacgcaaacctttacttgacacgatTTTCGTGTCAAATAATATAAGAtcttacttgacacgtttcacgtgtcaagtataaaaagctcttacttgacatttttttcgtgtcaagtaaaatggttaaaaaaacagagattgacggaatatttcgaatattttcacgcgaatctttacttgacacgattttcctgtcaagtaatataagatCTTACTTGACACGTGAAACATGTCAAGTATAAAAAGCTCTTAATTGACATTTTTTAGtgtcaagtaaaatattaaaaaaaaaaaaaatcacctaataatatttgttttcttaCTTTAATGAAAAGccctaaatttataatttcattttcttcatttctctCCTTCCCCAAACTCTTGGTCGTCCGCATTTCTCCTAGTCGCCACCGCCCGCATTTTTCTAGTCCGTCAGTGTTGTCGCCCATGATCGTCCGCTGCTGGTGGTGTCATTCGATTTTCTTCGTTTTAGGTTGGAGATGACTGCCGACAAGATAATCGAGGTAACTTTTGGCACGTTGTCCTCCAGAAGCCGATGAGATATTCAGGAAAATGAAGAAgactatgtattagagattgtactcactatACTAAAGAAATTAATACGAATACAAAGTTTAAATTCCACGAACTCAATTTCTCCAAAAATCTCATCGAACAATATATGTATTATTAATAGGttatgaactaaaaaaaatgtggaataaggtaacacaattattttttagggggaaatattgtttttttaattataatttaaaatatatacaaaacaatgttttctaaattaacccggTAAAAGTCAAGGCGATGtcatttaaatgttttattctCGCTTTCTTTCCCATTTCTCCCCTCTTCTCAGTTTCACCGAGGATTTGTCTTGTCGAAGAAGAAATTTGCAGAAAACCCTTGCTTTTTCACCTTTGCACAGCAAAGATCTTGTTCTTTCTCTCGATTTGAGGTCAGGTCCATCAGAActatcaattttcttcttccttttcgtTACTCCACcaaaatttttgttgatttACTTTTGTAGTTTGTGGGATTTTCTTACAGAATTCGCGAAGATGACCCAAGACGCCGAGATGAAAGATCTTCCTGCTCCATTGTCGTCTCCTTCCTCTTCAGCTTCCCCCTCAACTCTACAGAGTAAGTAAATTTTACCCATATTTTCTCATTCTTGCTTTTCTGCGTTGTTTATTTGAATGCGACTCTTTACTGGTGTTTTAGGGATTGGGATATCTTTCAATATATTAGATGTTTAGTCTTTAGAGAATCATTCAATTCTTTAGAGTTCTTTGTGTTGAGATTTATTCGTGATTTCATTTGTCAAACAGATTTGAAAGAGATTGTGTACCTCATTGAGACCCGTGCCTATGCCCAGGAGGTTTGGCGCATTGTTCGTGCCATTCGTCTAACTATGGCATTGAGGCGGAAGTTGAAGGCTTCTGTCCTTTCTCAATTTATGAATCTTGTTCTCCCCTCTGGGTCCGAGGTTCACACTAGGTTATCATCATTTCTTCCAAAGGTACTTAGAAATCATTAGCTAGTTTGTTCTTTTGTTACTGAGTGGGTATGATCAGTGTAAGTTATGGTTCATGGTGGTAGTGTTCCGAGTCTTCTAATTATTGCATAATTGCTTAGGAGGATGACTGTGAAATGGATGTTGACACCGCAACACAAGCTCCTGCCAAACACCCTTTGCCCGAGATAGAGATATTTTGCTACTTAATTGTGCTAATACTTTTGATTAATCAGAAGAAATATGACGATGTAAGATTTTATGCAAATGAATTAGTGTTTTTCTCTTATCTCTGAATGACACTATTTAGCCTCCCCCCACTGGAACTCTTTTCTATTATCTTCACTTTGTTTTCATATATTAGTACTGTCAAACTCACATTCTATTAATGatttattgtttgtgttctGTGCAAGATCGAGATTGTGTCAAGTTGCATTTGAAACTCATGATTTTATTAACTTatatctttcctttttcttttaaaaaaatagtgtttttcttatttttccctTTAACTTTTGGCTGTCTATCCTTACACTTACTGAACATTTCAGGCTAAGGCTTGTGCCTCAGCAAGCATTGCACGGCTTAAGAACCTTAATAGGAGAACAGTCGACGTTTTAGCATACAGGCTCTACTTCTATTACTCCCTCAGCTATGAACTCACTGGTGATCTTTCTAAAATAAGGGAGTGAGTTTATCATCTAAATTGTAATAGGGTGGTGGTAGTTAATTTTATGCCTCTGTATGGGTTTTGCAAGGGTACAATTCCATAAATGTGTTGGGATCATTGTACTTGAAAGTTTTTTGTACTCTGCTCTACCTTGATATAATGAGCTACCTTCAAGTTCTATACTAATTAGTTGTGTATTTTATTTAGTGATCATTGGTCGTTAATTGTTATCAAGGCGTATGATGATGTGGTGTACTATACTCATTGAGAACAAGTTCACAAGAAGATATCAAACACATAACAAATATGTAagctaacttttttttttttttttttttgtgtaaagtTTATTTCATTCTAAATATTATACTATACTCTTTGACGAATGTAGGACAATGACCATTTTCCAATCTCAAAAAAATTGCAAAGGACTCGAAAAACCACATTCTGGAAAACAGTAAAGGTAAGTATAAGagtattgaaaaaattaatagaatgatatttatttaatgcatctgTATGATATGTGtaataattattgattttgtatTGTAGTGTCCTTTACAAGTGGGAACTGTCGAATGTGGGTATTACGTTATGAGATATATGCGAGAATTCTTGACTAAAAAGAAGAATATTATAACAGATACGGTATGTCTTTaaactacttatatatatattgtaacattatagatagtgtaaatagtaaataaatatgtatatctcactttctatgttttatagattgataCGAGGAGCTCGTACTCGCAACTTGAATTGGATGAAGTACGCATGGAATGGGCTGAATATTTAGGTCGCTATATTTGATGGACTTCCTATAAATTGTGTATGTGGCTACATGGgaatgccaaaaaaaaaaaattgtgtaaatgttttgttcagccattataggttatatacttCAAAGAAATGTGTGGTAGAGGATAGAATTTTAGTCTTGTGATTTTTGAAATACATAACACATATAGATTGGTCTTACAATTGTGGAATCATCATATATTGGGGTGGGTTGATAGAGTAATGTAAATTTTTGGAATTATCGTACTGTTATATGATTCGtcttgtaaattttgaaatcgtTCACGTAGAATAGAAGAAtggaattgtttattttagtattttcaatttttatgttGGATGTATTGGGCTGATATGTAAACCTAAAGTATATGTGCAACTGTTTAGTTGATGGAATTGtcttattggaacaaatgtaatGCATGAAAtgagaaatggaaattaaatttgaatgtttaatttggaaaaaaaaaaaacatagatgaCATTGGAAATGTGTCAAGAATTAGATTAGTTTACCATTATTTCGTGTCAAGATCaaaatatatttgacaaataaaaaatgtcaagaataatCACAATAATAAGTGCCAATAATTAATACACTTGACCTATTATTAGTGTCACgtatattatatttcttgatatgaaaattgtgtcaagaattatttttcttgacgtttttacagtgtcaagttatcacactatacttgacacTCGAATGGTTGACGCTTTTATAAGTATCAAGTAtaccttttacttgacattggaaaaacgtttaagtaatccaatttctgtAGTAGTGGTATAAGTTCTAAAGGTTATTTGGCTCTAAGATCTTTTTCctagaaaagatcttttagtcatttttccctcaagatatgattcacatggaggtaaagatctGTCTTATAACTTGTTTAgatgactattttttttatcaatctctcaatcaggttgagatttatgtgatcaAGTCTTAAAtgtcaaagataggcattaagagaaatctttcttttcttattatgagtttctgctgttttaaacatctctatatttaaaatagcttttgcctcaattggttttaacacatacaaattattttcaagtttacCTGTACACATGCGAACACCTTTTGAACTAGTGAACACTTCATTTACATCAAAAGTGACTTTATACATATGTTCCAGTAAATAAGATACAAAGATTaagttcattttcattttaggaacaaaatatacattttattgGAAAATGTAAGAATCTTCAAAACATAACTTGATGTTTCCCACTGCTTAtgttgaaatgacttcacccgttcccaccttgaaagtcattttgtTTTCTGATAGCTGtgtccaagaactagtttcatgaatgaaagtgcaaatatgattagtgacGCCTAAATCTAGTATTCAGGTTAAGTGAAAAAttttcactaaacatgtttccattacaagtaaatcaaatttaccttgaTTTGCCTTCTCAGTTTTCTTTTCCGTAAGATACTTAGGGCAATTGTGTTTCTAGTGCCTGGTTACAATggaaatagtttttctttttcgattTTAGTCCTGCTCGTAGTAGCAAGAGTttgtttcttcccttttccctttttcttcatttggatacttTTATCCTTTGAAGATCCAGACTTCTTTTCAGAGGGTTTTGAACTAGATAATGAACCCTTCTGAAAATTCCTTTGGAAAACAATATTTGTTTccccttctttatttttcactaaagatcgataagtCTAGAGTTCATTCAAGAGGGTTGTCAAGTTGTAATCAATCTTAATTACAGCTTTTGTACGAAATGTtagaaaactcttcgaaagagattccatTATCATACTCACTTGACTCCTCTCGTCTATGACAACACTATTTGCTtctgccatgttgaagtggaccatcatgtccaggacatgttctctaacagaagTCCCCTACTTCATACGCGAAttgtaaacgtattttataGCATCATGTCGTATTGATGAGGATGACTGTCCAAACATCCATTGCAACGACTCCTTGATCTCTTTAGAAATGACCATGGATTCATGCTTTTTAGTAAGCACATCATATATGTTCGCTAAAACATAGGCTCTGGCTTTTTCATTAGCTCGGACTCATCTGTCATAAGCATCCTGAATATTTTGGGTTGCATTAGGATTGGGAAGAGAAGGACgttcctctgttaaaacgaaTCTTAGGTCATCAACTATTAGTATCATGTTTATGTTTGacttccaatttgaataatccTCTCCATTGAACTTTTCGGAGGCTGAgagttgtataatcgagttcgacatgctgaaacataaacaaattctatgagaaaattgcatctaaattcaattttagcaaaagtaataaagtacctgtatttctttatttatttgcaacgatagtttagtgagttagaatagatgCCACCGAGGGGCAATCAAATACTCTTTTACTAAAGCAAGATATTATTGACTAGATACTATAtccagaataacttttattcctatagtcatctagttatcgttttcgatcaagaacttactatcacttagtaactcttgtaaatATGACCttctatttttagatttcataGAACGGTATGTATATTCCCCcgaattggaagacaatgttcaAGCCGAAACcaagaaaccctattcatttatgaagtttgggttgttccgaatcctatgtttcTGAGGACATCAACGTAAAAACAACTAGCTAGTGTCGCCTAAAAATGACAGCAGACACAACATGAGAATCTCATGATTTAAACTAATGGAAAAGGctataggatatgttgacacatttcctgcacccacttactatgaactacttcccctattcaccttgtagttgacccatgcaaacattttACAAATGGAGCCAGTCGTAGTAAAAACGACACGAatccgagcatggatctcatggtgtgaactcttaggacacgagagttaaaaataatatatcgtatatataattaatctcccactgaagttttctaattgtttgggtatctctcgtacttaggtatatttcaGCTAAAAAAAACAccttaagtctatgtggtttatccaagtataacatttatatttgaatttaacccAAAATGGCTAAGTGAtgaaaccattttattacctcacactactcatgcatgctcataaaatcgattAACAACGCTCGGTATTTTGGCTATAATCCTCAGGTAGTAGGTGTtatgtaaaccgtcaacttaagtaccttcaACCTTAGACAGtattatataccgattgagtttgtaaccttgttttataagataacaacctattttaactattaaaacaagttgttattaaatctaagtgagcatgcatcttatctctgttatagattttaaatgtctaattcattttataattcttataaaattatatacatGTCATAATGTATACTTAGGCATTCCAtacattaatataataattatatgaaactTATGAAACCTTAATCATCcatactatatatattataaccaatttataacatatattagtgcatgaaacatgttttcctatgattttaaatatatgtggcatacaatatgcacatacttatttaatttaaagatttgatcttttacaagctagtagagggttCTTATGGACccacagatcatgagcttcaatgatttgagattattTGGCTAAACTCtctaaaccgaattaatcaatattcgttaactatcaagatataacactatagctcaataattgcactttcctcactgtagatattttttcttcttgatttaaccataatcggtaagtcgaTCCTTTACAAGTCTTagtatttacaactaggtcaaaattacagtcttacccttgtaaatacatcttgctctttaagtcaCTACTAATCCTCtgttgaacaattggtttatagtccaactaataaaccatgtctcTTTCTATGAGAGGGCGagacccctttgttcaagaccatgaatcagtacttaagagaacaacctatctgctaaccctaaattgggtaggagtgaattccttcttgcagaactatgtctccaactatctatccgattttatctctaaaatgggaggtttattgagcagtgttgttgaactactctcacctatgtagatcaaaggataatcccaaataaacaggagttcatagttagctcaagattaagattgagttaccctagatcatcgaattgaaatagtcagttttaacagtgaacggttgttataaagaaaaaatgactattttatggttcggtcttatgcaaacgtcttttgcataggatgtccccctTGTaggtctccacatgaacgatttcaagatcatatcatttatatcaatatacaaagtggatcgcatctatagtgtccccaggatgaggtacccaatctcatcaaTATgtttatagaccttttaggctatatactataacttgatcctcttttatgtgtctacataaagttaaagtattcatactatagtcatgagttcgtttattgtattttatgaTAGAATGCAATTTcattaatacttttattgaaaaataaaatgtatttcatatattacgaactgcgagttttaggacattcccaacaatgaccctttacaaattgctcatagGTACAGCttggccaaaattatcattttgcccttgtaattacatttaacttcttaaatatcactgatccctctaatgaacaataagtcatagtccaactatgaccaaacccctatcgtgccaagagagggtgtggcgctacATTATTAAAGTCCTAAAATCAGCCTTAAgtagagcaatttatctacttacccagatgttagggaatgagtgaattccatcttatgtagctataTTCCCAACTTCCCataatggtaggcttattgagtcggcgatttggctactctcacccatacaaatcaaatgactgcctttatgacaagagttcacaactcactcaggattcaagtcatgtcacctatggtcgtcccggtgaaatgtaagtttttattatgaatagtgttatataatgagactattcatttcatggtctggtcttatacaaactcctttgtatagaatattcccgctcacatgtctctacatgaatgatcgggattagatcatttgtagtactttataacaattgaACATCTAAAAAACGGTCcgcattcgtagtgtcacaaggataaagtacccaaccttatccatctactacagaccatttagatcatcactta
This genomic window from Benincasa hispida cultivar B227 chromosome 4, ASM972705v1, whole genome shotgun sequence contains:
- the LOC120074997 gene encoding probable 26S proteasome non-ATPase regulatory subunit 3 isoform X2, with protein sequence MTQDAEMKDLPAPLSSPSSSASPSTLQNLKEIVYLIETRAYAQEVWRIVRAIRLTMALRRKLKASVLSQFMNLVLPSGSEVHTRLSSFLPKEDDCEMDVDTATQAPAKHPLPEIEIFCYLIVLILLINQKKYDDAKACASASIARLKNLNRRTVDVLAYRLYFYYSLSYELTVIIGR
- the LOC120074997 gene encoding probable 26S proteasome non-ATPase regulatory subunit 3 isoform X1 → MTQDAEMKDLPAPLSSPSSSASPSTLQNLKEIVYLIETRAYAQEVWRIVRAIRLTMALRRKLKASVLSQFMNLVLPSGSEVHTRLSSFLPKEDDCEMDVDTATQAPAKHPLPEIEIFCYLIVLILLINQKKYDDAKACASASIARLKNLNRRTVDVLAYRLYFYYSLSYELTGDLSKIRDDHWSLIVIKAYDDVVYYTH